GGACGCGGAAAGTGCGGCTCGTTCGTGATCAAAGGCGTGCGGCAGATGCGAGTCTGCCCGCGGGCCGCACGGCGCTAGCCCCGGTTCACTGCGGGCACCACCGCGGCTAACGCCGTGCGGCTCGCGGGCAGGTAACAACTCATCTGCCGCTCGCCAGAAGTCCCGCCACTGCGGCGATGTCGGGAGTTTCGCTTGCCACTTCCAGGAACGTAAAGATCAGTCCGGCGTAAATTCCGGCGCCTGCGGTTAGGCTGCCGGATTCGTTTTGTGCGCAGACTCTTTTCCCGCCATGCTGACTACCGTTCGACACTACCTTGAACTGATCCGGTTCAGCCACACGGTGTTCGCGCTGCCGTTCGCGCTGCTGGCCGCCGTGCTGGCATGGAGTCAGCCGGACACAGTGTTTCGTTTGCGGGATCTCGTCGGCATTCTGGTGTGTATGGTATTCGCACGATCGGCGGCGATGGCATTCAACCGTCTGGTGGATCGCGACGTGGACGCCGCCAATGAGCGAACGGCGACGCGTCATATCCCGGCGGGGCTGCTGTCAGTGAAGTCGGTGGCCGCGTTTACAGTCGTCAGCAGTCTGGCATTCGTCGCGTCGACGTTGATCTTCCTGCCGAAGAGGCTGCCCCTGTACCTGTCAGTGCCTGTACTGCTGTTTCTGCTGGGCTATTCGTACGCGAAACGCTGGACAAGTCTGTGCCACTACTGGCTGTCGGCCGCGCTGATGATGTCTCCGGTCGCGGCGTGGATTGCAGTGCGCGACGAATTCGCGGCGACTCCCGCCCTGCTGGCCGGGGTCATTTTCTTCTGGGTCGGCGGTTTCGACATCATCTATGCCTGCCAGGACGCGGACTTCGACATGGCTCGCCGACTTCACAGTATTCCCGCCCGATTTGGTGTTGCGAAAGCGCTGCGAGTTGCGTTCGTCAGCCACCTCATGACAATTGCCATGCTGGTGCTGCTTTGGTGGCTGGCGGGACTCGGAACGATTTTTCTGTTGGGAATCGCTGCGATCGGCGGTTTGTTGATTTACGAACACTGGCTGGTGCGTCCGGACGATCTGAAACGGGTGAATATCGCATTTTTTCACGTCAACGCCGTGATCAGTTTCGGAATTCTCGCGCTGGGCTGCATCGACGTGTGGCTGGAGCGTTCGCAGTGAAGCGTCGCCGCGGCTCAACGCTCGGGTTTCCCGACCAGGCAATGTAGAAATTTGCTGATCGACTCTGACGCCGGAAAACAGATTCTTCAATTGTGACAGGACCGAACGGCGTTTGATCGGAACGCGAAAGGGATAACGAAACAGACATGATTCGGACGAACGATTCTCAACTGCAGTCAATTGCCGACAGGGTCGAAGCGGGGGAACGCCTGTCGTTCGACGACGGCGTTTACCTGGATGAACGAGCTGACCTGCACGCACTTGGACAGCTTGCCAACGTCGTCCGCGAACGCAAAAACGGCAACCTTGCGTACTACAACACCAACATTCACCTGAACCCGACGAATGTTTGCGTGTACCGCTGCCGGTTCTGTGCATTCCGAGCCGACCTGCGCGACGAGAAGGCGTATACGTTTGATGAACCCATGATTCGCGAACGCGTTCTGGAAGGGCGTGAAAGCGGAGCAACGGAAATTCATGTCGTCGGCGGACTGCATCATAAGAAGAGCTTCGACTGGTATCTGGACGTCGTGCGGACGATTCACGAGACGTCGCCGGAGATGCACATCAAGGCGTGGACGCCGGTGGAAATCAGTTGGTTCAGCTTCATTTCGAAACAGCCGATTCGCCGCGTGCTGGAGCAGATGATTGACGCGGGACTCGGCAGCATGCCCGGCGGCGGCGCGGAGATCTTCGACCCTGAAATTCGGCGACAGCTTTGTGAACACAAGGCCGACGCGGATGTCTGGTTCGACGTCCACCGAACCGCCCACGAGCTGGGTCTGCGAAGCAACGCCACGATGCTGTACGGTCACATCGAACAGCCCCGACATCGCATCGATCATCTGCTGAGGCTGAGGTCCCTGCAGGACGAGACCGGCGGCTTTCAAACCTTCATCCCGCTGGCGTTTCATCCCGAGAACACGGAACTCGCGAATATCAGCAAGCCCGATGGTCTGTTCGACCTGCGGATGATGGCTGTCGGCCGACTGATGCTGGACAACTTCGACCACATCAAGGCCTATTGGATCATGCTGGGAGAACAGACCGCTCAACTGGCTCTCAGCTACGGAGCTGACGACATCGACGGCACCGTGGTTCATGAACTGATCTATCACGACGCCGGCGCGACGACGCCTGAAGGCATGACCGTGCGGCAACTGCATCAGCTCATTCGCGAAGCCGGTCGCGAACCTGTCGAGCGCGACACGCTGTATCGAAGAATTCTGCGACAGGGCAGTCAGTGGACGGTCGGCGAACCGGTGACGGCTGCGATTGCCTGACACCGTTGACTCACTCCGCAAAAGCTGCCGGAGTCCAGCACCAGCCCCGCGCCAGTCCCGTCGGAACCGTTCCTGGCGACGGCTCCCATCGCGTCGGGCCGCTTGCAGGGCGGCTGCCCGGACTCAATTGTCACTTTTGAGTCCTGCCGCCACAATACACGCAGGCCCCGCTGGTGCGTTGTTCCGAAGTCCCGCATTCCAGCGGTGAACGATCGATTTGTGTCACCACAGTGAGTTGCGAAATGCCCGAAATCAGCCAAACCGCCGCGGCCATTCAGGTCAAATACATCGATCACGTCACTCTGATTGTGAAGGACGTCGAAGCCAGCCGTCAGTTCTATGTCGGCCTGCTGGGAATGGAAGAAGTCGATCGTCCCGCCTTTAGTTTCGGCGGAGCCTGGTTTCAGGCCGGCTCAACTCTGGTTCACCTGATCGAGGAACACGATCGCAGCGGCCCGGCCGGATATCCGAATAATGCCCTGGTCAGAAGCAGTCGAAATCATCACTTCGCGTTTGAAGTGGATGACGCCCGCGAAGCCGCTCAGATTCTTAAGGACCGCGGTATTGATCTGGTTGACGACGCGAAGCTGCGACCCGACGGCGCTGTTCAGGTATTTCTGGCGGATCCGGACGGACATGTCATCGAACTTTGCACGTCCAATGCCTGATTCGCGATTTCCGCAGCATGCCGCGCGGCTCGCTGCCCGTCGGAACAGCAGGTGATCCAGATGGCCAAAGAATACATCATCACAATGACAGCGGCGAATCGTGTGGGGATTCTGTCCGCCGTCACGAAAGCCATGGCGGAACTCGACGGTGACCTGCGGGAAGCCAGCCAGACGGTCGTGCGCGGCTTCTTCACGATGATCTTCTCCGCGGAGTTCCCCGAACAACTGGATTCCGACGTCATCTGCGCTCACCTGCAGGACGCCTGCCGGCCG
This portion of the Planctomycetaceae bacterium genome encodes:
- the mqnE gene encoding aminofutalosine synthase MqnE; this encodes MIRTNDSQLQSIADRVEAGERLSFDDGVYLDERADLHALGQLANVVRERKNGNLAYYNTNIHLNPTNVCVYRCRFCAFRADLRDEKAYTFDEPMIRERVLEGRESGATEIHVVGGLHHKKSFDWYLDVVRTIHETSPEMHIKAWTPVEISWFSFISKQPIRRVLEQMIDAGLGSMPGGGAEIFDPEIRRQLCEHKADADVWFDVHRTAHELGLRSNATMLYGHIEQPRHRIDHLLRLRSLQDETGGFQTFIPLAFHPENTELANISKPDGLFDLRMMAVGRLMLDNFDHIKAYWIMLGEQTAQLALSYGADDIDGTVVHELIYHDAGATTPEGMTVRQLHQLIREAGREPVERDTLYRRILRQGSQWTVGEPVTAAIA
- a CDS encoding VOC family protein gives rise to the protein MPEISQTAAAIQVKYIDHVTLIVKDVEASRQFYVGLLGMEEVDRPAFSFGGAWFQAGSTLVHLIEEHDRSGPAGYPNNALVRSSRNHHFAFEVDDAREAAQILKDRGIDLVDDAKLRPDGAVQVFLADPDGHVIELCTSNA
- a CDS encoding UbiA-like polyprenyltransferase, whose protein sequence is MLTTVRHYLELIRFSHTVFALPFALLAAVLAWSQPDTVFRLRDLVGILVCMVFARSAAMAFNRLVDRDVDAANERTATRHIPAGLLSVKSVAAFTVVSSLAFVASTLIFLPKRLPLYLSVPVLLFLLGYSYAKRWTSLCHYWLSAALMMSPVAAWIAVRDEFAATPALLAGVIFFWVGGFDIIYACQDADFDMARRLHSIPARFGVAKALRVAFVSHLMTIAMLVLLWWLAGLGTIFLLGIAAIGGLLIYEHWLVRPDDLKRVNIAFFHVNAVISFGILALGCIDVWLERSQ